In Colwellia sp. PAMC 20917, a single genomic region encodes these proteins:
- a CDS encoding EAL domain-containing protein, with the protein MTLFSTVPQIKLPYLLFFSLYFIIFSAVATEITSEVNLDTDYQSIRNNTSISFQEKESSYTKLLEQVTPFKNKRFEALIINQLHYNAIFQGDTINAQKWLDRYKKNLNQIISKKSLLALNLLLKKNQLLELQNDQQHLPALKISLLLFNQMNNLIIKRNNSLLNDDAHLTNLDVAEINNLTGISYFSIGDYDQAQQYFITSLRLYEDLQALQGVAAALNNLSLISWAQKDFHAALKYLERPIEISQQLNDSALYIINISNQGIYYTDLKQFENAIVSYKKAINHPDSKYFPKQTLGAIIGLAEAYITINELTLAKKQLEEALQLTAATKNKKSQISAEGFIGDIYLLQGEPLRALAIYNRALLYYQETKLQKLEADTYKRISKAYQAQKNWQQAFNFYEKHTLLINKLNDEAQQKSIRVLQNQYKAEVKQKKINLLQAENQLQTLELQSAKVQSIVTIVISLFSLVILLLTVNRHYIRKEKVRLTRHNNEIRANEEQLTLLSIAFKNTADAVWITNKDFEIEVVNNAYVTHTHKHKSEVIGQKVVFAEINGQPADLSEKLRAQAMVHGSWLGELFDQKSTGEIYSLELEIEVITNDNNEIIHYLGVFRDITEKVKIQQQLSKLATHDDLTELPNRTLLHELIVQSSLNSQRSHKSPTVLLLDVNSFKKINDTYGHSAGDEVIREIAHRLSAVLYPKDVIARINGAEFCILVELSDPNYGAIAVARKILSCFDTAYAFDDHQLPVTASIGITRYPEDADVPQELLRKAALAIFDIKAQKKNNYQFFEQRMNSEVAEQLAQEQRLLTAIKDETFEFYYQPFVDTKSGLISGAEALIRWVEADGNIIYPDSFIPFSEKLGLIDQLDKIAINKVFAQVALWQKQALDFGPIAINLSAKMFSDSAALIALLKVKLNQYGIPPARIKIEITEGMLLDKIDIAILTMQQLKALGFKLSLDDFGTGFSSLSYLKQFPIDILKIDRSFIMGMHESSIDQSIVRSIINLANNLNLSVIAEGVELSEHLVFLQQLNCQEYQGYYFSKAISFKELEQLVMTQIKTL; encoded by the coding sequence TTGACACTTTTTAGTACTGTGCCCCAAATAAAATTACCCTATTTATTATTTTTTTCTTTATATTTCATAATATTTAGCGCTGTTGCCACAGAAATAACCAGCGAAGTAAATTTAGACACCGATTATCAGTCTATCCGTAATAATACGTCGATTTCATTTCAAGAAAAAGAAAGTAGCTACACTAAACTGCTTGAGCAAGTAACGCCGTTTAAAAACAAGCGCTTTGAAGCACTAATTATTAATCAGTTGCATTACAATGCTATTTTTCAAGGAGATACTATTAATGCTCAAAAATGGTTAGACCGCTATAAAAAAAACCTTAATCAAATCATTTCAAAAAAATCCTTATTAGCATTAAATCTTCTATTAAAAAAAAATCAGCTGCTTGAGTTACAAAATGATCAACAACATCTGCCAGCATTAAAGATTTCCTTGCTGTTATTTAATCAGATGAACAACCTAATAATAAAAAGAAATAACAGTCTTTTAAATGATGATGCCCACCTGACCAACTTAGATGTTGCTGAAATTAATAATTTAACTGGTATTTCGTATTTCTCAATTGGCGATTATGATCAAGCACAACAGTATTTTATTACTAGTTTGCGTTTATATGAAGACTTGCAGGCTTTACAAGGTGTCGCGGCGGCGCTTAATAATTTATCGCTAATTAGCTGGGCACAAAAAGATTTTCATGCGGCCTTAAAATATTTAGAGAGACCTATAGAGATATCACAACAGCTTAACGACAGTGCGCTTTATATCATTAACATTTCAAATCAAGGTATTTATTATACTGATCTCAAACAGTTTGAGAATGCAATCGTATCCTATAAAAAAGCAATTAATCACCCTGACAGTAAATATTTTCCTAAACAGACATTAGGTGCCATTATTGGTCTCGCCGAGGCCTACATTACAATTAATGAATTAACATTAGCAAAGAAGCAATTAGAAGAAGCGTTGCAATTAACTGCAGCAACCAAGAATAAAAAATCACAAATTAGTGCAGAAGGCTTTATTGGCGATATTTATCTACTGCAGGGAGAGCCTCTTCGAGCTTTAGCTATTTATAATCGCGCATTACTTTACTATCAAGAGACCAAACTTCAAAAACTTGAAGCAGATACTTATAAACGCATCAGCAAAGCTTATCAAGCGCAGAAAAATTGGCAACAAGCCTTTAATTTTTATGAAAAACATACCCTGTTAATTAATAAACTTAATGACGAAGCACAGCAAAAATCGATCAGGGTCCTACAAAATCAATATAAAGCAGAAGTAAAACAGAAAAAGATCAACTTATTACAAGCTGAAAATCAATTACAAACATTAGAGTTACAGTCAGCAAAAGTTCAAAGTATTGTGACGATTGTTATTAGTCTATTTTCCTTAGTCATTTTATTACTTACGGTAAATCGTCATTATATACGAAAAGAAAAAGTACGTTTAACACGTCACAATAATGAAATCAGAGCCAATGAAGAACAGCTGACGTTATTGTCTATTGCTTTTAAGAATACGGCTGATGCGGTATGGATAACCAATAAAGACTTCGAAATTGAAGTAGTAAACAATGCTTACGTGACACATACCCACAAGCATAAATCTGAAGTAATAGGTCAAAAGGTAGTTTTTGCAGAAATAAATGGTCAGCCTGCTGATTTATCTGAAAAATTACGCGCTCAGGCTATGGTGCATGGTAGTTGGTTGGGCGAGCTTTTTGATCAAAAATCTACCGGTGAAATTTATAGTTTAGAATTAGAGATTGAAGTGATAACAAACGATAATAATGAAATCATCCATTATCTTGGTGTGTTTAGAGACATTACTGAAAAAGTAAAAATACAACAGCAATTGAGTAAGCTTGCTACCCACGATGATTTAACCGAATTGCCTAATAGAACCCTACTGCATGAATTGATTGTCCAATCTTCTTTGAACTCCCAGCGCTCTCACAAATCACCAACCGTACTATTACTTGATGTAAATAGTTTCAAAAAAATTAATGACACTTATGGTCATAGTGCCGGTGATGAAGTTATCCGTGAAATTGCCCATCGTTTAAGTGCGGTATTATACCCAAAAGACGTTATTGCACGTATTAATGGTGCTGAATTTTGTATTTTAGTTGAGCTTTCTGACCCTAATTATGGCGCTATCGCTGTTGCACGGAAAATACTGTCTTGTTTTGACACTGCATATGCCTTTGATGACCACCAGTTGCCTGTTACCGCAAGCATTGGCATTACTCGATACCCTGAAGATGCTGATGTTCCTCAAGAGCTATTAAGAAAAGCAGCGTTGGCAATCTTTGATATTAAAGCTCAAAAAAAGAATAATTATCAATTTTTTGAACAGCGCATGAACAGTGAAGTTGCAGAACAATTAGCGCAAGAACAAAGGCTACTCACAGCAATAAAAGATGAGACCTTTGAATTTTATTATCAACCCTTTGTTGATACTAAGTCTGGCTTAATCTCGGGTGCAGAGGCCTTAATTCGCTGGGTTGAAGCGGACGGTAATATTATTTACCCTGACAGTTTTATTCCTTTTTCTGAAAAGCTTGGTCTAATAGACCAACTGGATAAAATCGCAATAAATAAGGTCTTCGCTCAAGTTGCTTTATGGCAAAAACAAGCGTTAGACTTTGGACCTATTGCCATTAACTTATCAGCAAAAATGTTTTCTGACTCAGCAGCCCTTATTGCACTTTTAAAAGTGAAACTAAACCAATATGGCATCCCTCCCGCCAGAATAAAAATTGAAATTACTGAAGGCATGTTACTGGATAAAATAGATATCGCTATTTTAACCATGCAACAGCTTAAGGCACTTGGCTTTAAGCTTTCATTAGATGATTTTGGTACAGGTTTTTCTTCTTTAAGTTACTTAAAACAATTTCCTATCGACATTCTCAAGATTGACCGTTCGTTTATTATGGGAATGCATGAGTCTTCAATCGATCAAAGTATTGTTCGCTCTATTATTAACTTAGCTAATAATTTAAATTTAAGTGTTATCGCAGAAGGGGTGGAATTAAGTGAGCATTTAGTATTTCTCCAACAATTAAACTGTCAGGAGTATCAAGGTTATTATTTCAGTAAAGCCATTAGTTTTAAAGAGTTAGAACAACTAGTCATGACTCAAATAAAAACGCTATAA
- the aceK gene encoding bifunctional isocitrate dehydrogenase kinase/phosphatase, producing the protein MNNIAFALAKTILNGFERHIYLFSEITQSAKKRFELCQWQAVQDAAKSRTDFYDKRVEETLETIKKDFFVSNLDELLWQNVKVSYVDLLKEHHQPELAESFYNSIFCHLFERKYYHNAFIFVKSTVEKIENIASPIIYTRYLPSELGLEQTIAAIMNNANFNIPFVNLERDMKSLIKSFRVQAHKTRYKLSELKFDILDFIFYRNKGAYIIGRVISPGGETPFIVPIVNNEKEGKAAGLYIDALLTEGANMAVVFGFARAYFFVDCQHPFALVQFLKRLIPHKTLADLYSAIGFHKQGKTQFYRDFLNHLDASDDKFELAAGIKGMVMSVFTLPSYPYVFKIIKDKFAPSKTMTKQEVKGKYRLVKLHDRVGRMADTMEYSEVAFPKDRFSEELLTELLNVAQSIIRFEDELIIIKHLYIERRMTPLNLYLAKASDEEIEEAMYGYGSAIKQLIAADIFPGDMLLKNFGVTRHGRVIFYDYDEITYMDEVNFRVKPEAITEEQIYAAEPWYSVAPGDMFPEEIATFALANKKYRNAFLLHHADLLEASFWQQCQKSVATGKFEDVFPYPEALRFCNN; encoded by the coding sequence ATGAACAATATTGCTTTTGCTCTCGCTAAAACCATCCTTAATGGCTTTGAGCGACATATCTATCTTTTTAGTGAAATTACTCAATCCGCAAAAAAACGCTTTGAACTCTGCCAATGGCAAGCGGTTCAAGATGCAGCAAAAAGTAGAACAGACTTTTATGATAAACGTGTTGAAGAAACACTTGAGACCATTAAAAAAGATTTTTTTGTCTCAAATCTTGACGAACTTTTATGGCAAAACGTTAAGGTAAGTTACGTCGATTTATTAAAAGAACACCATCAACCAGAGCTAGCAGAGAGTTTTTATAACTCTATCTTTTGTCATTTATTTGAACGTAAGTACTACCACAATGCTTTTATTTTTGTAAAAAGTACCGTTGAAAAAATAGAAAACATTGCCAGTCCTATTATATACACGCGCTATTTGCCAAGTGAGTTAGGCCTAGAACAAACTATTGCGGCTATTATGAATAATGCCAACTTCAACATTCCCTTTGTTAACTTAGAAAGAGACATGAAAAGTCTTATAAAGTCTTTTCGCGTTCAAGCTCATAAAACACGATATAAACTTAGCGAATTGAAGTTCGATATTCTTGATTTTATATTCTATCGTAACAAAGGGGCTTATATTATTGGTCGAGTTATTTCTCCTGGCGGCGAAACCCCCTTTATTGTCCCTATTGTTAATAATGAAAAAGAAGGAAAAGCAGCAGGATTATACATAGATGCGTTGTTAACTGAAGGGGCAAATATGGCGGTGGTTTTCGGTTTTGCCCGCGCTTACTTTTTTGTCGACTGTCAGCATCCCTTTGCTTTAGTGCAATTTTTAAAACGCTTAATTCCTCATAAAACTTTAGCCGATTTATATTCAGCCATTGGTTTTCATAAACAAGGGAAAACACAGTTTTATCGCGATTTTCTTAATCACCTCGACGCAAGTGATGACAAGTTTGAATTAGCTGCAGGTATTAAAGGTATGGTGATGTCAGTATTTACCTTACCCTCTTACCCTTATGTTTTTAAAATTATAAAAGATAAATTTGCCCCGAGTAAGACCATGACTAAGCAAGAAGTTAAAGGGAAATATCGCTTAGTTAAATTACATGACCGAGTTGGACGAATGGCTGACACCATGGAATACTCTGAAGTTGCTTTTCCCAAAGACCGTTTTAGTGAAGAATTATTAACAGAGCTGCTCAATGTTGCTCAATCTATTATTCGTTTTGAAGATGAATTAATTATCATCAAACATTTATATATTGAGCGTCGTATGACACCGCTCAATTTATATCTAGCTAAAGCGAGTGATGAGGAAATTGAAGAAGCAATGTATGGCTATGGCAGCGCGATAAAACAGTTAATTGCTGCCGATATTTTCCCTGGCGACATGTTACTCAAAAACTTTGGCGTAACCCGACACGGACGAGTCATATTTTACGATTATGATGAAATAACCTATATGGATGAAGTTAACTTTAGGGTGAAACCAGAAGCGATTACCGAGGAACAAATTTATGCAGCAGAACCTTGGTACTCGGTAGCACCTGGCGACATGTTTCCAGAGGAAATTGCGACTTTTGCGTTGGCAAATAAGAAATACCGCAATGCTTTTTTATTACATCATGCGGATTTGTTAGAAGCCAGTTTTTGGCAACAATGCCAAAAAAGTGTGGCTACGGGTAAATTTGAAGATGTATTCCCTTACCCAGAGGCACTACGTTTTTGTAATAATTAA
- the queA gene encoding tRNA preQ1(34) S-adenosylmethionine ribosyltransferase-isomerase QueA, with protein sequence MRVADFSFDLPEELIARYPKADRTSSRLMSVNGNSGKILDLGFTDIIEQLNAGDLLIFNNTRVIPARMFGQKESGGKIEVLVERILDEKRFLAHIRASKSPKVGNKLILEGKVSATMLGRHGALFELEIQGDQSVLSVLEEIGHMPLPPYIDRPDEDSDRERYQTVYNEKPGAVAAPTAGLHFDENLLEKIKAKGVDLAFITLHVGAGTFQPVKVDEIADHIMHAEYVEVSDEVVQQIALTKANGGRVIAVGTTSVRSIESAAKVAKDKALPLSAFYGDTDIFITPGYEFQVIDALITNFHLSESTLLMLVSAFSGYEHMMSAYQHAVHEKYRFFSYGDAMFLTKKDYNI encoded by the coding sequence ATGCGCGTAGCTGACTTTTCTTTTGATTTACCCGAAGAACTTATTGCCCGATATCCGAAAGCGGATCGTACCTCAAGTCGTTTAATGTCTGTTAACGGTAATAGTGGTAAAATCCTTGATCTTGGATTTACCGATATTATTGAACAACTTAATGCTGGTGATCTACTTATCTTTAATAATACCCGCGTAATACCAGCGCGTATGTTTGGACAAAAAGAAAGTGGGGGGAAAATTGAAGTTTTGGTTGAAAGGATCCTCGACGAAAAACGTTTTCTTGCTCATATTCGTGCCAGTAAGTCACCGAAAGTCGGTAACAAACTTATTTTAGAAGGCAAAGTCTCTGCGACTATGCTTGGTCGCCATGGTGCTTTATTTGAATTAGAAATACAGGGTGATCAATCAGTTTTATCTGTGCTTGAAGAAATTGGCCATATGCCATTACCTCCCTACATAGACCGTCCTGATGAAGACAGCGATCGTGAAAGATACCAAACTGTTTATAATGAAAAACCTGGTGCGGTTGCTGCACCTACCGCAGGTTTACATTTTGATGAAAATTTATTAGAAAAAATAAAAGCTAAGGGTGTTGATCTCGCTTTTATTACCTTACACGTTGGCGCAGGTACTTTTCAGCCAGTAAAAGTCGATGAAATAGCCGACCATATTATGCATGCTGAGTATGTTGAAGTATCTGACGAAGTTGTTCAACAGATAGCCCTGACAAAAGCGAATGGCGGTCGCGTTATCGCTGTTGGTACAACATCGGTACGTTCGATAGAAAGTGCTGCTAAGGTGGCTAAAGATAAAGCCTTACCGCTTAGCGCTTTTTATGGTGACACGGATATCTTTATTACCCCAGGATATGAATTTCAAGTAATTGATGCCTTAATCACTAATTTTCATTTATCAGAGTCAACCCTGTTAATGCTCGTTAGCGCTTTCTCGGGTTACGAACACATGATGTCTGCCTATCAACATGCAGTGCATGAAAAATATCGTTTTTTCAGTTATGGCGATGCGATGTTTTTAACGAAAAAAGATTACAATATTTAA
- the tgt gene encoding tRNA guanosine(34) transglycosylase Tgt, translating to MKYQLINTDGKARRGRLTFDRGTVETPAFMPVGTYGTVKGMKMEDVEATGAEIILGNTFHLMLRPGTEIVEQFGGLHDFINWQKPILTDSGGFQVFSLGKMRKITEEGVKFSSPINGDKIMLTPERSMEVQRSLDADVVMIFDECTPYPASHEESKSSMELSLRWAQRSKVAHGDNQSALFGIVQGGMYEDLREVSVKGLKDIEFDGYAIGGLSVGEPKEDMIRILDHTTPLIPENKPRYLMGVGKPEDLVEGVRRGIDMFDCVMPTRNARNGHLFVTNGVIKIRNASHKTDTGPLDSECDCYTCKNYSRAYLHHLDKCNEILGSQLNTLHNLHFYQRVMKGLRAAIEQGKLDDFVSEFYALRGLPVPELK from the coding sequence ATGAAGTACCAATTAATCAATACTGACGGTAAAGCACGTCGAGGCCGTTTAACGTTTGATCGTGGCACCGTAGAAACGCCAGCGTTTATGCCAGTAGGGACTTATGGCACGGTTAAAGGCATGAAAATGGAAGATGTTGAGGCAACAGGCGCTGAAATTATTCTAGGCAACACTTTTCACCTTATGTTACGTCCTGGTACTGAAATTGTTGAACAGTTTGGCGGTTTACATGATTTTATTAATTGGCAAAAGCCAATTCTTACTGACTCCGGTGGTTTTCAGGTGTTCAGTTTAGGTAAAATGCGTAAGATTACCGAAGAAGGGGTTAAGTTTAGTTCTCCTATTAACGGTGATAAAATAATGCTAACCCCTGAACGATCAATGGAAGTTCAGCGCAGTTTAGATGCCGATGTTGTGATGATTTTTGATGAGTGTACGCCATATCCTGCATCACATGAAGAATCAAAAAGTTCGATGGAATTATCATTACGCTGGGCACAGCGTTCTAAAGTTGCTCATGGCGATAATCAATCCGCTTTGTTTGGCATTGTACAAGGCGGCATGTATGAAGACTTACGTGAAGTTTCTGTTAAAGGTCTAAAAGACATCGAGTTTGATGGTTATGCGATCGGTGGTTTATCGGTTGGTGAACCCAAAGAAGATATGATCCGCATTCTTGATCACACCACCCCCTTGATCCCTGAGAATAAACCCCGATATCTTATGGGTGTTGGAAAACCAGAAGACTTGGTTGAAGGTGTACGTCGTGGTATTGATATGTTTGATTGTGTTATGCCAACACGTAATGCCCGAAATGGTCACTTATTTGTGACTAACGGCGTTATTAAAATTCGTAATGCCAGCCACAAAACAGATACGGGGCCATTAGACAGCGAATGTGACTGTTATACCTGTAAGAATTATTCACGCGCTTATTTGCATCATTTAGATAAGTGTAATGAAATACTAGGCTCACAATTAAATACCTTACATAACTTACATTTTTATCAACGTGTTATGAAAGGATTGCGTGCGGCTATAGAGCAAGGTAAGTTAGACGACTTCGTGAGCGAGTTTTATGCGTTACGCGGGTTACCCGTTCCAGAATTAAAATAG
- the yajC gene encoding preprotein translocase subunit YajC, giving the protein MSLFISEAHAATGGAAGADGTSMLIMLAVFGLVFYFMIYRPQAKRVKEHKGLMSALSKGDEVLTQGGIVGKIVKVSDEKDYIVVSVAEGTEVVLQKAAINAVLPKGTMKSL; this is encoded by the coding sequence ATGAGTTTATTTATCAGTGAAGCACACGCAGCAACCGGTGGAGCAGCAGGTGCCGATGGTACATCAATGTTGATCATGCTAGCCGTTTTTGGTTTAGTTTTTTACTTTATGATTTACCGCCCACAAGCTAAGCGTGTAAAAGAGCATAAAGGCCTAATGTCAGCATTATCAAAAGGCGATGAAGTTTTAACACAAGGCGGCATCGTCGGTAAAATTGTGAAAGTTTCAGACGAAAAAGATTATATCGTAGTAAGTGTTGCTGAAGGTACTGAAGTTGTTCTTCAAAAAGCAGCAATCAATGCGGTATTACCTAAAGGCACAATGAAGTCATTGTAA
- the secD gene encoding protein translocase subunit SecD: protein MLNKYPLWKSLMVLFIVAFGALYALPNLYPEDPAVQVSGLRGVEANAATLDSVKSDLTADNISFSSIVLENGQLLVRFSDTEQQLRARDLLEESLGDKFSVALNLTPATPAWLASVGGTPMKLGLDLSGGVSFLMEVNMSEAIVKAQDALVDDFRTDLRGEKIRYRSVKKSSDSINVQFRNAEDLTTAHDFLKKRYRDFLMSENADNLTLSAKMTDEKIKEVREYALQQNITIIRNRVNELGVSEPLVQRQGKKHIIIELPGVQDTAKAKEILNATATIEFRLVDTDGDLSAALNGRVPASSKLLYERDGKPVLLKKRVMLTGDHIVDAGSSFDEYSRPQVNISLDSAGGGKMSNGTKSNIGKPMATVFIEYKPTDRKDAEGNTIFEKIEEVISVATIQARLGKTFRITGAGSQSEAHNLALLLRAGALVAPIQIVEERTVGPTLGAENVRLGFEAILMGFGLVFIFMIIYYRAFGVVANLALGANLILIVGVMSLIPGATLTLPGMAGIVLTVGMAVDANVLIFERIREEIREGKSIQQSIHQGYEAAFSTIIDANITTLIAALILYAIGTGPIKGFAITLSIGILTSMFTAVVGTRTVVNAVWGGKRLDKLSI, encoded by the coding sequence GTGCTAAACAAATACCCCTTATGGAAATCACTGATGGTGCTATTTATAGTCGCTTTTGGTGCTTTATATGCTTTACCTAATTTATACCCTGAAGACCCCGCCGTGCAGGTTTCAGGTTTACGTGGCGTTGAAGCCAATGCTGCAACGCTTGATAGCGTAAAGAGCGATTTGACTGCAGATAATATTTCATTCTCAAGTATTGTACTTGAAAATGGCCAATTACTTGTCCGTTTTAGTGATACCGAGCAACAACTTCGTGCCCGTGATTTACTTGAGGAAAGTTTAGGCGATAAATTTTCGGTGGCGTTAAACCTTACACCGGCAACACCTGCATGGTTAGCAAGTGTTGGTGGTACACCGATGAAGTTAGGTTTAGATTTAAGTGGTGGTGTTAGCTTTCTAATGGAAGTGAACATGAGTGAAGCGATAGTTAAAGCGCAAGACGCCTTAGTTGATGACTTTCGTACCGATTTACGTGGCGAAAAAATTCGTTACCGCAGTGTCAAAAAATCGAGCGACTCCATCAATGTTCAGTTTCGTAATGCGGAAGACTTAACTACAGCCCATGACTTTTTGAAAAAACGCTACCGTGATTTTTTAATGTCAGAAAATGCGGATAATTTAACCTTGTCTGCAAAAATGACCGATGAAAAGATTAAAGAAGTTCGCGAATATGCCTTGCAACAAAACATTACCATTATTCGTAATCGTGTTAATGAATTGGGTGTCTCTGAGCCGCTTGTGCAACGCCAAGGTAAAAAACACATCATTATTGAATTACCCGGCGTGCAAGATACAGCTAAAGCAAAAGAAATTTTAAATGCAACGGCAACTATCGAATTTAGACTCGTTGATACCGACGGCGATTTAAGTGCGGCACTTAATGGCAGAGTGCCAGCGAGCTCTAAGTTATTATATGAACGTGACGGCAAACCTGTTTTATTGAAAAAACGTGTCATGCTAACTGGTGATCATATTGTTGATGCAGGCTCAAGCTTTGACGAATATAGCCGCCCACAAGTCAATATTTCGCTTGATTCTGCCGGCGGCGGAAAAATGTCTAATGGGACTAAAAGCAATATTGGTAAGCCAATGGCGACCGTATTTATTGAATATAAACCCACTGACCGTAAAGATGCTGAAGGGAATACTATTTTTGAAAAAATAGAAGAAGTTATCTCAGTAGCAACCATTCAAGCACGTTTAGGTAAAACCTTCCGAATTACTGGTGCGGGTAGCCAAAGTGAAGCACATAACTTAGCCTTATTATTACGTGCTGGAGCGCTTGTAGCACCGATTCAAATTGTTGAAGAGCGAACGGTTGGCCCTACATTAGGTGCTGAAAATGTGAGGCTTGGTTTTGAAGCTATTTTAATGGGCTTTGGCTTAGTGTTTATTTTTATGATTATTTATTACCGTGCTTTTGGTGTGGTAGCAAATCTAGCGCTTGGTGCTAACTTAATCTTAATTGTTGGGGTGATGTCCTTAATTCCTGGGGCAACGTTAACGTTACCCGGTATGGCTGGTATTGTACTAACAGTTGGTATGGCAGTAGATGCCAACGTACTTATATTCGAACGTATACGAGAAGAAATACGAGAAGGTAAGTCGATTCAACAATCTATTCACCAAGGATATGAGGCAGCATTTTCAACCATTATTGATGCCAATATTACCACGCTTATTGCGGCACTTATTTTGTATGCTATTGGTACAGGTCCGATTAAGGGTTTTGCGATAACCTTATCTATCGGTATTCTTACCTCAATGTTTACAGCGGTTGTGGGTACACGAACCGTAGTTAATGCTGTTTGGGGCGGAAAACGTCTCGACAAACTTTCAATATAG
- the secF gene encoding protein translocase subunit SecF → MQILQLKETVAFMSYRKGALMFSVLLMLASVFSLMTNKLNFGLDFTGGTLIEVGFEKAADLNKIRAVMDSNGYPDAVVQLYGTSRDVVIRLAEREGLNVEMLGNEVLSALQEGTGQTMEMRRIEFVGGSVGDELAEQGGLAMLTALICILVYVAFRFEWRFALGSVFALFHDVLLTLGLFSVLKLEFDLTVLAAILAVIGYSLNDTIVVSDRIRENFRKLREGGPADIINISLTQTLSRTFITSITTLLVLAALFFRGGELIHGFATALLFGVFVGTYSSIYVASSVALAFGISKEDLIPEVIDKEGADQEEMTP, encoded by the coding sequence ATGCAAATTTTACAATTAAAAGAAACTGTCGCCTTTATGAGTTACCGCAAGGGAGCATTGATGTTTAGTGTTTTATTGATGCTTGCTTCTGTATTTTCTTTAATGACCAATAAATTAAACTTCGGCTTAGATTTTACGGGTGGAACATTAATTGAGGTGGGTTTTGAAAAAGCGGCTGATTTAAACAAAATTCGTGCGGTAATGGACAGTAATGGCTATCCAGATGCGGTTGTGCAGTTATATGGTACTAGCCGTGATGTGGTTATTCGTTTAGCAGAGCGCGAAGGTTTAAACGTAGAAATGCTCGGTAATGAAGTACTTAGTGCCTTACAAGAAGGCACAGGGCAAACCATGGAAATGCGCCGTATTGAATTTGTCGGTGGCAGCGTCGGCGATGAATTAGCAGAGCAGGGCGGATTAGCGATGTTAACTGCGCTAATTTGTATTCTCGTTTACGTAGCATTCCGCTTTGAATGGCGTTTCGCTTTAGGTTCGGTGTTTGCTTTATTTCATGATGTATTGTTAACACTGGGCTTGTTCTCAGTATTAAAACTTGAGTTTGACCTGACGGTGCTTGCAGCGATATTGGCGGTTATAGGTTACTCACTCAATGATACGATTGTTGTGTCTGACCGTATTCGTGAAAACTTTCGTAAATTACGTGAAGGCGGGCCAGCAGATATTATCAATATTTCGTTAACACAAACCTTAAGTCGTACTTTTATAACGTCAATAACCACGTTATTAGTATTAGCTGCACTGTTTTTTAGAGGTGGTGAGCTTATTCATGGTTTCGCAACCGCGTTATTGTTTGGGGTCTTTGTTGGTACTTATTCATCTATTTATGTAGCAAGCTCTGTTGCACTCGCTTTTGGTATTTCTAAAGAAGACTTGATACCAGAAGTGATTGATAAAGAAGGCGCAGATCAAGAAGAGATGACGCCTTAA